DNA from Chitinophaga pendula:
TGGAAGATTCATCCATACTGGGATATGCAGGATTGATGATCATACCGTTGAACATATACTGCGAATAAATCGGGTCCTGCTGTGCCTGCACTCGCAAACAACCACACAGATAAAATACTACCAGGTAAAATGTTCTTAAAAGGAATTGCTTCATAGGTTTCGAACTTAATAAATGGACATCCTGTAAATATCTGTCAACGTTTTATTACAATAAATCCGGTATATCTTTCGGCCTTTCCGTTATTATCCCATATATTGACAATATAGAAGTAAGTACCATCAGCAACATCTCCACTGGCTCCTACATTGGAACGTCCCTTAAAGTTGTTGGACTTATTATCATATCCCTTCAAGCGGAACACCGCACCACCCCAACGATTGAATACTATCACTTCGTTACGTGGGAACTTCTCTATATTTTCAATATACATGACATCATTACCCTTACCATCCCCATTAGGTGATATAGCAGGATGCACCCGGATCAATCCCCTGTTATCATCTCTCCACCGCTTATCTGTAGTCCACTTTTCCACAGTATCAGGCACACCATCATTATCAGAATCCGGATCCAGAAAATCCGGAATACCGTCACCATCTGTATCATCATCGTAAGGATCTCCATTACCATTTACGTCTTCCTCCCCGTCTGTTAACCCATCCCCATCCGAATCACATTTCATACACATTGCATCATCATTTAAAATGATACCGACTGCCTTATCTGGTTGAATGATATTAGGAACATACTGACCAGATGGCACCGTCGCCTTCAGCAGATGTATGCCAAACGACTCATGACGCTCAAAAATAGTATCCCCGACAAGCGGCACCCTAATTGCTCCCGCAGATTGCCCGGCAGGAATAACGACGGTGGTGACGCTATTATCGAAGTCAACACCTGGTGTCGCTTCATCTGTCATAATAGAAGCCCCCCCATTCGGAACAACTGTATACTCATACTGTAAAGTAATTGGCCTTGAACTGCGACGGTTCATTTTAATATCAAAAGATAGCTGTTGCTCATTACCGGGACTCCCCTCCTTACTGCGATACTCTCCTGTACTGAATGATAGCTCCATCGGATCATTGTCTGTAATAGCCACCTTCGTCTGGTACTTTATACCTTGTTTATATAAAGGCGTGCTACTACCAGGCTGATATGGCAGAACATTCAGGTCAAGGAAACCTTCATCATCGTTAACATCGTTATCTTTCGTACGGGCCTTAAATACATACTCGTGAGCTCCGGCCGGTAATACAACTGACAACGTCTCATCACTAATGGCTCCGGCATCCGATTCAGCAACCCGCGCATTGTCTGTTTTCACTTGGATCCGTATCGGTAGATCATACACTGCCGTATTCGCTGACCTTATTTTGTAAGATACCGGCTCCCCTTCGTCTACCGTTACTGCATCCGTTATTAACTCCACTATAAGCGTATCATTATCCATTAATGACATCTTCGCTGTAGGATCAAGCGCTAACATCCATTTTACTCCGGAGATAGGCGCATTTGCGTGCTGTAACGTAACATCTATACTTTCCGTACCCTCTACTAATGCATCGTCTATTGGGATAGCGGTAAGTAATACACCATTCTGGAATGCAGGGATAATAACTTTTGAGGGCAATGCAATATAATCGACACCAGCGGTAGCTGTCCCAACGGTAGATAGGTCAACCTGTACGTCCTTCACTGCTGCCAGCTGCGTATTACTGAATCTGACACGGAATGTTCCTGCTGTAGCCGGTTCTGAAGCGTCTGCGATCTTCTCAATCATAATACGCCTTTCATCCGCCTTTGACCCGCTTTCTGCACTTTCATCGTCCGTTATAGTCATTGTAAGTGGTAACTCCTCTACGTCAAAAGCGATAATACCCGTATTTCGTTTCATCTGAGCAGCCTGCAGGGTCAATGTAATGGTTTCATCCCCTTCTATCAGCAGATCATCTTTTACCTTTACCCGTACTTCAGTGCTATTCTTTCCTGCTGTAATAATGGCTGTATTCCCCAATGGTTGCATATCATCTGCATCCGCTGTAGCACTGGTATTAAAGAAGATCCGGATATCAGCTCCGGCCACCGAAGTGCCTGGCAGTTTAATAACATAGACACCATCTGTGGAAGGTTCCGCCGCATCCGCTGTTTTTAATAACTGTATCTTAAAATCATTTGCCTCCGGTATAGTGACCGCTGCTGGCTGAGTAACCGGATAATCAGCTGTCGTAACAGCAAACTTCAACGTCTCAGGCCCCTCTACGATATTGTCATCTGTAATATTTAGCGTAAACACCTCCTGATTGGTATATGCAGGGATAACAACCTTCGCAGGAATACCATTATAGTCTGCATTATCTGCCGTAGACACGGCATCCCTTACAATATCAATAGTAATATCCTCGTCTGCAGTGATCTGGTTATTCACAAACCCTATCACGACCTGTGAATGACTACCCTCGTGCAGCACCGCAGAATCAATGTACATGCGCAGCTGCCTGTTACCAGGAATAGTGTGTGTAATGTCATCTATCAGGATATCAATACTATCTGCAGACACACCACTGAAATTAGTCACCGTCCCCGTCAATCTCAATAACTCAGTCTTCTCCAGAATATTATCAGCTAAAGCCTTCAGTGAAAATTCTACATAACTTTCAGTAGGCTGTATAGTAAAATCAACAGGCACATCCGCGTAATCACTGACAACTGCCTTAGATAAAGCGCTACGATCGATACTTACTTGCAATGGTTTATAAGGGCGTATACCTGCTGGTAAGCCAGCACGGATCTTCAGCACACTTCCTTCCGCTACATGATTGTTGCCAGCTGGTACCACTTCAAAATGTACCTTCCTGTTAGCTGGGTTACCACCCGTTTCATCAGTGATCATCAGCTTGATAGAATCTTTCTTGAAACCAGGAGCTGTCATCAAGACTTGTAACGTTTCCGTTTCTTCTAATATATTATCCGCTAACGCCCGGATCACCGTTGTTGTAACGGCAGAAGTGCCCTTTGCAATAGTAACCGATTGATTAACATTAGTATGATCATCGTCGGCAGCGGTAGAACTATTGCCTTTGCTAATATTTAATACGAATGGATAACCGGCTTTCAAATTACCTGGCAAACCAATTGTTACAGTGGCTCCCACCATATGGCCTTCCCCGATACTGTTATGGCTGGCATTTAGTACTAAGGCCATATCAGGCTGGTAGTCCATGTCCCTTAACTGTATGCTGACTGGGTCTACTGTAATCCCTGTAAACCCACTACCACTGGCATCAAGCTGCAGCACTTCGTCCATAGGCCCTTCCAGATAGTCATCATCCATTATATGAATAGTAGCGTCTACACTATTCCCGATAAGTTTAACAGGTACGGACAGATTATAATCTTCTGCACTGGCAGTCACACTGGCATCTGCAGAAAGTACTATCGTTAGTGGTATCTCAACCTCTGTAGTAATCCCGGCAGGTAACCGGTAGGTCAGCTGGTAATCTTTCCCCTCTTCCATTATAGCAGCCGCACTGACAGTAATCATTTTATTAGCTGCTATCTCGCTGGTCTTGTCAATTATATTGCCTTTAATAGCCGCTACCGACAATCCAGGTACACCAGTGGCCACACCAGTTACTTGATAGGCTTCTGTAGCCTCCAGTATTTGATCTGTATTTGCTGCCAAAAGACTCGTCGACACCACAGACGTCTCCATACTTCCAAGTGTGATCGTAGTAGCCGATAAAGTATAATCAGTTGCTGCAGCTCCGGGCAATAGCAGATCCTTCGTCAGCGTTACCGTGATAGGCACACTGGCCTTTATACCACTGTTCTTAAATCGTAAAGTCACATTACTGCTCTCTCCCTCTTTCAGATCACCCTGATCCGCTACCAATTCCATCTTTAGGTTATCAGCCGTGGCAGTTGCATCCTTCAATGTCAGCGATATCGAATCCGTCTTGAAGCCGCCGGCTGTCATCACTACCTGCAACACCTCATCAGGCTCCAGGATATTATCTGTCATCGCGGTAATTGCCGTAGTAGTGGCATCACTACTACCTTGTAGGATTGTAATGCTCTGCACAATATTATTATGATCTCCGTCTGAAGCACTGGAACTGCTGCCCTTGCTAATAGAAAGCACCAGCGGATAACCAGCCTTCAAATTACCGGGTAAGCTCACCGTAACCTTGGCACCGGTAACATCACCCTCGGTTATAGTAGCTTCACTCCGGCTCAGCACCAACGCCATATCCGGCGTATAATCCATATCCTTCAACTGGATAGTCACAGGACTGATCTGTATGCCGGAGAAAGCAAACGAACTGCTCTCCAGCTTTAACAACTCATTCACAGGACCTTCCAGTAAGTCGTCATCTGTAATGTGGATATCTACTGTACTGCTCGCACTACCGGCCATGATCTTGGCTGCTACCGGCAGACTGTAATCTGAGGTACTTGCGGTAGATCCTACAAAATAAGTAGTCGTAATAGGGATGTCCACCTCTGTGCTGATATCCGTCGGCAGGCTAAACGTAAGCGGATAATCCTTCCCTTCTTCCATCACAGTAGCAGCACTCACACTGATCCGTTTATTAGCGGGATCATCTCCCGTTGCATCGGATATATTACCATTCACAGGCGCTACCGTCAAGCCGGAGATACCACTCGCTACACCCGTTATCCGGTAGGCTTCCGTAGCCTCCAGTATCTTATCTGTATTCGCTGCCAAAAGACTCGTCGACACCACAGACGTCTCCATACTTCCAAGTGTGATCGTAGTAGCCGATAAAGTATAATCAGTTGCTGCAGCTCCGGGCAATAGCAGATCCTTCGTCAGCGTTACCATGATAGGCACACTGGCCTTTATACCACTGTTCTTAAATCGTAAAGTCACATTACTGCTCTCTCCCTCTTTCAGATCACCCTGATCCGCTACCAATTCCATCTTTAGGTTATCAGCCGTGGCAGTTGCATCCTTCAATGTCAGCGATATCGAATCCGTCTTGAAGCCGCCGGCTGTCATCACTACCTGCAACACCTCATCAGGCTCCAGGATATTATCTGTCATCGCGGTAATTGCCGTAGTAGTGGCATCACTACTACCTTGTAGGATTGTAATGCTCTGCACAATATTATTATGATCTCCGTCTGAAGCACTGGAACTGCTGCCCTTGCTAATAGAAAGCACCAGCGGATAACCAGCCTTCAAATTACCGGGTAAGCTCACCGTAACCTTGGCACCGGTAACATCACCCTCGGTTATAGTAGCTTCACTCCGGCTCAGCACCAACGCCATATCCGGCGTATAATCCATATCCTTCAACTGGATAGTCACAGGACTGATCTGTATGCCGGAGAAAGCAAACGAACTGCTCTCCAGCTTTAA
Protein-coding regions in this window:
- a CDS encoding Calx-beta domain-containing protein, coding for MSNILLSRWGQYLLIAVLSMFCSRSIAQIAVTINPSGGVSLSDLKIDIYKDGSYAVTRNSKTETYNGAGLTKGINTNVNFISLAPYDTSGWHQPQICYVSPLAGTGTLNDPWQVQMVGTVQGLYNTTANLIMNLSYQQGKDYFMLDYVLQLPPETYQGEWFMTNAHLYLSEVGVMGADPALTNQLPVSSKSTGFIAPSSNPATVGLYRAAGQDGGLGLETPRSHVFKTYPSFKSYNITSAGNHLRRYDDGTLPSIVKTIMDAVPVGISVHKDLGSVFEQQFKTARIMVGYGVSKNQYDPVLEVQDVPGIDFSPVQVAFASPTAQHAEGNTEAAIQGLSIKVSGGKLNTPQFVRIVHDNTYTSPHRAEKGVDYDYQEGFLIPAGDYRMGETVLALNNIRIKGNTTLQYSRSMKWKLESTCNTLVNIDPAASSCVYEITDDEPRELSLAVLPIDEGSTQTAVVHLPTGVLASEAIAVTVKSASSSTASEGADFTIPSTVTIPAGKNGADISIVALPDMILEPLEKLNLTVEADVMGQAKSAAATVDIRDITRTNPAYTVVRVALDTANVTLPLDEGYDGNLVLHLPEGITTVVPITIQLTATGGAGVTASDYKLNTTTVTLNTGNNTTIPFSILHDDLLERTEELTIGGSAGDGLTTFTVAAGVVQMKDADFADHLVLSVTKAGVAATAEINEGGIDSRDVTFSLPDGLKAGYEIPLTITKGISSTADDGDHSNVAAVLHISEGSKSTSLSGVTATADNILEGDEQLVIVMDASGFKRDSVTFILKDATATADNLKMELVADQGDLKEGESSNVTLRFKNSGIKASVPITVTLTKDLLLPGAAAADYTLSATTITLGSMETSVVSTGLLAANTDKILEATEAYRITGVASGISGLTVAPVNGNISDATGDDPANKRISVSAATVMEEGKDYPLTFSLPTDISTEVDIPITTTYFVGSTASTSDYSLPVAAKIMAGSASSTVDIHITDDDLLEGPVNELLKLESSSFAFSGIQISPVTIQLKDMDYTPDMALVLSRSEATITEGDVTGAKVTVSLPGNLKAGYPLVLSISKGSSSSASDGDHNNIVQSITILQGSSDATTTAITAMTDNILEPDEVLQVVMTAGGFKTDSISLTLKDATATADNLKMELVADQGDLKEGESSNVTLRFKNSGIKASVPIMVTLTKDLLLPGAAATDYTLSATTITLGSMETSVVSTSLLAANTDKILEATEAYRITGVASGISGLTVAPVNGNISDATGDDPANKRISVSAATVMEEGKDYPLTFSLPTDISTEVDIPITTTYFVGSTASTSDYSLPVAAKIMAGSASSTVDIHITDDDLLEGPVNELLKLESSSFAFSGIQISPVTIQLKDMDYTPDMALVLSRSEATITEGDVTGAKVTVSLPGNLKAGYPLVLSISKGSSSSASDGDHNNIVQSITILQGSSDATTTAITAMTDNILEPDEVLQVVMTAGGFKTDSISLTLKDATATADNLKMELVADQGDLKEGESSNVTLRFKNSGIKASVPITVTLTKDLLLPGAAATDYTLSATTITLGSMETSVVSTSLLAANTDQILEATEAYQVTGVATGVPGLSVAAIKGNIIDKTSEIAANKMITVSAAAIMEEGKDYQLTYRLPAGITTEVEIPLTIVLSADASVTASAEDYNLSVPVKLIGNSVDATIHIMDDDYLEGPMDEVLQLDASGSGFTGITVDPVSIQLRDMDYQPDMALVLNASHNSIGEGHMVGATVTIGLPGNLKAGYPFVLNISKGNSSTAADDDHTNVNQSVTIAKGTSAVTTTVIRALADNILEETETLQVLMTAPGFKKDSIKLMITDETGGNPANRKVHFEVVPAGNNHVAEGSVLKIRAGLPAGIRPYKPLQVSIDRSALSKAVVSDYADVPVDFTIQPTESYVEFSLKALADNILEKTELLRLTGTVTNFSGVSADSIDILIDDITHTIPGNRQLRMYIDSAVLHEGSHSQVVIGFVNNQITADEDITIDIVRDAVSTADNADYNGIPAKVVIPAYTNQEVFTLNITDDNIVEGPETLKFAVTTADYPVTQPAAVTIPEANDFKIQLLKTADAAEPSTDGVYVIKLPGTSVAGADIRIFFNTSATADADDMQPLGNTAIITAGKNSTEVRVKVKDDLLIEGDETITLTLQAAQMKRNTGIIAFDVEELPLTMTITDDESAESGSKADERRIMIEKIADASEPATAGTFRVRFSNTQLAAVKDVQVDLSTVGTATAGVDYIALPSKVIIPAFQNGVLLTAIPIDDALVEGTESIDVTLQHANAPISGVKWMLALDPTAKMSLMDNDTLIVELITDAVTVDEGEPVSYKIRSANTAVYDLPIRIQVKTDNARVAESDAGAISDETLSVVLPAGAHEYVFKARTKDNDVNDDEGFLDLNVLPYQPGSSTPLYKQGIKYQTKVAITDNDPMELSFSTGEYRSKEGSPGNEQQLSFDIKMNRRSSRPITLQYEYTVVPNGGASIMTDEATPGVDFDNSVTTVVIPAGQSAGAIRVPLVGDTIFERHESFGIHLLKATVPSGQYVPNIIQPDKAVGIILNDDAMCMKCDSDGDGLTDGEEDVNGNGDPYDDDTDGDGIPDFLDPDSDNDGVPDTVEKWTTDKRWRDDNRGLIRVHPAISPNGDGKGNDVMYIENIEKFPRNEVIVFNRWGGAVFRLKGYDNKSNNFKGRSNVGASGDVADGTYFYIVNIWDNNGKAERYTGFIVIKR